From the Endozoicomonas sp. Mp262 genome, the window CATACGACACAGAGCCAGCCAACTCATAGCTGGCTGAGAACACTTCGTGACTCACTCTAAAAAGATAGATGCTTTCTTGAGTGTGTCAAAAGAAATTGGGTGGTTAGTCATTGAGGTATAAGCTGGAAATCCAGCATGTTGTCGTTGTCGAAAAGGTAGCGGCCTTTAAAGGGCTGATTTTTTATCAGTAAAGGCAGCCAGTAACGGTCATCCTCCCACATTTCATCATAAGGAATTTGATCCAGGTGAAACCAAAGGGGAATCGCTTCATCTGTCTCAGTGGGCGTACCAGTGAAATCCCTTGCAAGGTACGTATGCACGTGGATCGAGTAGCCATCAGTGAACTGGAATAGGCTTTCGCCTACGAATTCGGGGTTTGTGGGGGTGATACAAAGTTCCTCCTGCACTTCTCGGATAGCGCACTCCAGAGGGGTTTCTCCTTTTTCCACCCGTCCTCCCGGGCCATTTATTTTTCCTGCCCCTAGCCCTCGCTTTTTTCTGATAAGTAATATCCTGTGGTTTTTAATAATAAACGTCAGGGTGGCAGGGTCTTTTGCCTGCCAGTTGTCCCAGTCAATATCATTCAAGCTTTTAGCCTGGGCTGCTTGCAACATGTGGTAAGAACTCCAAAGGATGAAAAAACAGTTATCTGTGTACGTTTAAGTCTGACAGCTTTTGGAGGGTCAGAATATTGCTGGAGTAGGCTCCTGTATCAATAAAGTGGGTATTACCGAGGGTTAATGGGGTGTGTACAATAGTATGGCCGCAAACAACATGATCAATGCCGTCGATAAATGACTGATCCATGTTACGCACCTTTTTCCGGGACCACTGTAATTGTCTGGTAAGCTCTGTACTGTTCATTATGGATTCCGGGCTCCAGTGAGGCAGTGGGTATTCTGCATGGCATATAGCTACCCGCTTTCCTTTCTCCAGCTCAACTTCAAGCAGGAACGGAAGTGCGTCTGCCCAGGATGCATAGACATTCATTTTTTTTGATGAAACCTGCAGATGCCAATGACCACCATTGATAACCCAGTCAGCCATTAACGCGGATGAAGGATCTCTGGTAACTTCAATCATAGTGT encodes:
- a CDS encoding metallophosphoesterase is translated as MFLQKFSPNQDGNDYVIGDLHGMYDLLIKTLKMAGFNPDKDRCFSVGDLIDRGPDSEKCLSLINEPWFHPVRGNHEDTMIEVTRDPSSALMADWVINGGHWHLQVSSKKMNVYASWADALPFLLEVELEKGKRVAICHAEYPLPHWSPESIMNSTELTRQLQWSRKKVRNMDQSFIDGIDHVVCGHTIVHTPLTLGNTHFIDTGAYSSNILTLQKLSDLNVHR
- a CDS encoding 8-oxo-dGTP diphosphatase; its protein translation is MLQAAQAKSLNDIDWDNWQAKDPATLTFIIKNHRILLIRKKRGLGAGKINGPGGRVEKGETPLECAIREVQEELCITPTNPEFVGESLFQFTDGYSIHVHTYLARDFTGTPTETDEAIPLWFHLDQIPYDEMWEDDRYWLPLLIKNQPFKGRYLFDNDNMLDFQLIPQ